The following proteins are co-located in the Ensifer sp. WSM1721 genome:
- a CDS encoding CAP domain-containing protein produces MQDPFFLARRRLLLRAGAMISLGLIAGCTTSNVLGPDDGTGSDQTEATLGYVNRLREGRGLLSLAGDPVASVAAKYQALRMARAGKMKHNIGWRDSFGDRMRGQGVTLPAAENIAMGQEDAERAYQAWFHSPKHLENMLGNYRGLGVAVAQNSASGNRPYWAMVLCS; encoded by the coding sequence ATGCAAGATCCGTTTTTTCTCGCCCGCAGGCGGCTCCTTCTGCGCGCTGGCGCCATGATTTCCCTAGGCCTGATCGCGGGCTGCACGACTTCCAATGTCCTTGGCCCGGATGACGGCACCGGCAGCGACCAGACGGAAGCGACGCTCGGCTATGTCAACAGGCTGCGCGAGGGTAGAGGACTCTTGAGCCTCGCCGGCGATCCCGTTGCATCCGTTGCGGCGAAATACCAGGCCTTGCGCATGGCGCGTGCCGGCAAGATGAAGCACAATATCGGCTGGCGCGACAGTTTTGGCGACCGGATGAGAGGACAGGGCGTCACGCTCCCGGCTGCTGAAAACATTGCGATGGGCCAGGAGGATGCCGAGCGCGCCTACCAGGCCTGGTTCCACTCTCCGAAACATCTTGAGAATATGCTGGGCAACTACCGGGGCCTCGGGGTCGCCGTGGCGCAGAATTCCGCTTCCGGAAACCGCCCCTATTGGGCCATGGTGCTTTGCAGTTGA
- a CDS encoding YitT family protein — translation MAQASRVFGLWNTSPTRHTPVEDAQGIFSGSLVAALGLYFLASAGLLTGSTAGIAFLLHYATGVNFGLAFFLLNLPFFYLSLKRLGRAFTLKTFIAIGLTSFLMDAQSRLFEIGEIHPGWAALIGGLLLGYGLLALYRHRASLGGVGILGIYLQERFGIRAGLVQLAIDMVVLATAFAVTAPPVVMWSVLGAVVLNLFVAINHRADRYVAL, via the coding sequence ATGGCACAGGCAAGCAGAGTTTTCGGTCTTTGGAACACCAGCCCCACCCGGCACACGCCGGTGGAGGACGCGCAGGGCATCTTCTCCGGCAGCCTGGTCGCCGCCCTCGGCCTCTATTTCCTGGCGAGTGCCGGACTTCTGACCGGCAGTACCGCCGGTATCGCCTTCCTCCTGCACTATGCCACAGGCGTCAATTTCGGCCTCGCCTTCTTTCTGCTCAACCTGCCCTTCTTCTATCTGTCGCTGAAGCGGCTCGGCCGGGCCTTCACGCTCAAGACCTTCATCGCCATCGGGCTCACCTCGTTCCTGATGGACGCGCAATCGCGCCTCTTCGAGATCGGGGAGATCCACCCCGGCTGGGCCGCCCTCATCGGCGGGCTCCTGCTCGGATACGGTCTTTTGGCGCTCTATCGCCACCGCGCCAGCCTCGGCGGCGTCGGCATACTGGGCATCTACCTGCAGGAGCGCTTCGGCATCCGCGCCGGTCTCGTGCAGCTTGCGATCGACATGGTCGTGCTCGCCACCGCATTCGCGGTTACCGCGCCACCGGTCGTCATGTGGTCGGTACTGGGTGCGGTCGTCCTCAACCTGTTCGTGGCGATAAACCACCGCGCCGACCGTTACGTCGCGCTTTAG
- a CDS encoding MATE family efflux transporter yields the protein MTAAESLERNRDASEAGPFHVTNRLIFSIALPMTLGFLTTPLLGLVDTAVVGRLGRAELLAGLAIGAVMFDLIFTTFNFLRASTTGLVAQAYGRGDRREQQAVFWRSLVIALVSGVAIILLSPLLIAAGLWLMGPDAEVAAVTRTYFLYRILSGPAALANYAILGFVLGRGEGSIGLFLQTIINGTNIVLSILLGLVLGWGVAGVAVGTVAGEAIGALAGFAIVYGRFDKRDAPDWATIFAGERLKALLGLNRDIMIRSFVLLAAFTLMTRIGTSLGPVTLAANAVLMTIFLVAGYYLDGLANAAEQLTGRSIGAAYRPAFDRTLRMTALWSLGLAALTTLAFLAFGNVLVDVLTTAPDVRELAYEYMPWAAVTAVTGALAFLMDGVFIGATWSRDMRNMMLAAFLAYCAALTILVPVFGNHGLWAGLNLFLLMRGLFLLMLVPRRAAQTFRPAQ from the coding sequence ATGACCGCAGCGGAAAGCCTGGAACGCAATCGAGACGCCAGCGAAGCGGGGCCGTTCCACGTCACCAATCGGCTGATCTTCTCGATCGCCCTGCCGATGACGCTCGGCTTCCTGACGACGCCGCTCCTCGGCCTCGTCGATACCGCCGTCGTCGGCCGGCTCGGCCGCGCGGAACTGCTTGCCGGCCTCGCCATCGGCGCAGTGATGTTCGACCTCATCTTCACCACTTTCAATTTCCTGCGTGCGTCAACCACGGGGCTGGTCGCGCAGGCCTATGGGCGCGGCGACCGGCGCGAGCAGCAGGCGGTCTTCTGGCGTTCGCTGGTGATAGCGCTCGTCTCCGGCGTTGCCATCATCCTTCTGTCGCCCCTTCTCATCGCCGCCGGCCTGTGGTTGATGGGACCGGATGCGGAAGTCGCGGCGGTGACGCGCACCTATTTCCTCTACCGCATCCTCTCCGGCCCGGCGGCGCTCGCCAATTATGCGATCCTCGGCTTCGTGCTCGGCCGCGGCGAGGGTTCGATCGGCCTCTTCCTGCAAACCATCATCAACGGCACCAACATCGTGCTGTCGATCCTGCTCGGCCTGGTGCTGGGCTGGGGCGTGGCCGGTGTCGCGGTCGGCACGGTGGCGGGGGAGGCGATCGGTGCGCTCGCGGGTTTCGCGATCGTCTACGGCCGCTTCGACAAGAGGGACGCGCCCGACTGGGCGACGATCTTCGCGGGCGAGCGCCTGAAGGCGCTCCTCGGCCTCAACCGCGACATCATGATCCGCTCCTTCGTGCTGCTTGCTGCCTTCACCCTGATGACGCGGATCGGTACATCGCTCGGGCCGGTCACGCTTGCGGCGAATGCGGTGCTGATGACCATCTTTCTGGTCGCCGGCTATTATCTCGACGGCCTTGCCAATGCTGCGGAGCAACTGACCGGACGATCGATCGGCGCCGCCTATCGCCCGGCCTTCGACCGCACCCTCAGGATGACGGCGCTCTGGTCGCTGGGGCTCGCCGCGCTGACGACGCTTGCCTTCCTCGCCTTCGGCAATGTGCTGGTCGACGTGCTGACGACGGCGCCGGACGTGCGCGAACTGGCCTACGAATACATGCCCTGGGCCGCGGTGACGGCCGTGACCGGCGCGCTCGCCTTTCTGATGGACGGCGTTTTCATCGGTGCGACCTGGTCGCGCGACATGCGCAACATGATGCTGGCTGCGTTCCTCGCCTATTGTGCCGCGCTCACCATTTTGGTGCCGGTGTTCGGTAACCATGGCCTCTGGGCAGGGCTCAACCTGTTCCTGCTGATGCGCGGGCTATTCCTCTTGATGCTGGTTCCGCGCCGGGCGGCTCAGACCTTCCGCCCGGCCCAATAA
- a CDS encoding response regulator transcription factor, whose amino-acid sequence MPEMTIIIADDHPLFRGAMRQALGGMSGAPAVIEAGDFAAARKAAAENPDADLMLLDLSMPGVSGLSGLIALRAEFPSLPLMIVSAQDDPATVHRAIDLGAAGFLSKSAGIDEIREGIEKVMAGEVFVPAGYDQNQEYEPEVADLMHRLQTLTPQQSRVLSMLAEGLLNKQIAYELGVSEATIKAHVSAILLKLNVDSRTQAVIQLSKLGTVAAA is encoded by the coding sequence ATGCCGGAAATGACCATCATCATCGCCGACGACCATCCACTTTTTCGCGGCGCGATGCGCCAGGCGTTGGGCGGCATGTCCGGTGCGCCGGCCGTCATCGAGGCAGGGGATTTTGCCGCCGCGCGCAAGGCCGCGGCCGAAAACCCGGATGCGGACCTGATGCTTCTCGACCTATCTATGCCCGGCGTCAGCGGTCTCTCCGGTCTGATCGCCCTGCGTGCCGAGTTCCCGAGCCTGCCTTTGATGATCGTCTCGGCCCAGGACGACCCGGCAACGGTCCATCGCGCGATCGATCTCGGCGCAGCCGGTTTCCTTTCCAAATCCGCCGGGATCGACGAGATCCGCGAAGGCATCGAGAAGGTCATGGCGGGCGAAGTTTTCGTTCCGGCCGGCTATGACCAGAACCAGGAATATGAACCGGAGGTCGCCGACCTCATGCACCGGTTGCAGACGCTCACGCCGCAGCAATCACGCGTGCTCTCGATGCTCGCCGAGGGCCTGCTGAACAAACAGATCGCTTACGAACTCGGCGTCTCCGAGGCGACCATCAAGGCGCATGTTTCGGCGATCCTGTTGAAGCTCAATGTCGACAGCCGTACCCAAGCCGTCATCCAGCTTTCCAAGCTCGGGACGGTTGCGGCTGCGTGA
- a CDS encoding quinone-dependent dihydroorotate dehydrogenase yields MSGPIEFLARRGLFLFDPETAHGLSIKALKSGLVPGSAAPADPRLKQTLAGLTFPNPIGMAAGYDKNAEVPEALLKIGFGFTEIGTVTPRPQAGNDKPRIFRLVEDEAVINRLGFNNEGHGAALARLKACSREALIGVNIGANKDSADRVADYVSGIRTFYAVARYFTANISSPNTPGLRDLQGRESLAVLLSAVLAARAEEAKKNGRRVPVLLKIAPDLTEEGMDDIAAEVLAHDLDGLIVSNTTLSREGLKDQRQAREAGGLSGKPLFEKSTAVLARMRKRVGPELPIIGVGGVSSAETAAEKIRAGADLVQLYSCMVYQGPCLPSRVVRGLSALCDRERLTSIRDIRDSRLDYWAGRKV; encoded by the coding sequence ATGAGCGGTCCGATCGAATTCCTCGCACGCCGCGGCCTCTTCCTCTTCGATCCGGAAACCGCGCATGGTCTTTCGATCAAGGCGCTGAAGAGCGGGCTGGTCCCGGGCTCCGCCGCGCCGGCCGATCCGAGACTTAAGCAAACCCTTGCGGGCCTCACCTTTCCCAATCCGATCGGCATGGCCGCCGGCTACGACAAGAACGCCGAGGTGCCCGAAGCGCTCCTGAAGATCGGCTTCGGCTTCACCGAAATCGGCACGGTAACGCCAAGGCCGCAGGCAGGCAACGACAAGCCGAGGATCTTTCGACTCGTCGAGGACGAGGCGGTCATCAATCGTCTCGGCTTCAATAACGAGGGCCACGGCGCGGCGCTGGCGCGGCTCAAGGCCTGTTCGCGTGAGGCGCTGATCGGCGTCAACATCGGCGCCAACAAGGACAGCGCCGATCGCGTTGCCGATTATGTGTCGGGGATCCGCACCTTTTACGCGGTCGCGCGCTATTTCACCGCCAACATCTCCTCGCCCAACACGCCGGGCCTGCGCGACCTGCAGGGGCGCGAGAGCCTCGCGGTGCTCCTCTCGGCCGTGCTTGCGGCCCGCGCCGAGGAAGCGAAGAAAAACGGACGACGGGTTCCCGTCCTCCTCAAGATCGCCCCGGACCTCACCGAGGAGGGCATGGACGACATCGCGGCGGAAGTGCTGGCGCATGATCTCGACGGCCTCATCGTCTCGAACACCACCCTCTCGCGCGAAGGGCTCAAGGACCAGAGGCAGGCGAGGGAGGCGGGTGGCCTTTCCGGCAAGCCCTTGTTCGAAAAATCGACGGCAGTGCTCGCCCGGATGCGCAAGCGCGTGGGGCCGGAGCTGCCGATCATCGGCGTCGGTGGCGTGAGTTCGGCGGAAACCGCTGCGGAGAAGATCCGCGCGGGTGCCGATCTCGTACAGCTCTATTCCTGCATGGTCTATCAGGGGCCGTGTCTGCCAAGCCGGGTCGTGCGCGGTCTCTCGGCGCTTTGCGACCGGGAAAGGCTCACTTCGATCCGAGATATCCGCGACAGCCGGCTCGATTATTGGGCCGGGCGGAAGGTCTGA
- a CDS encoding Rrf2 family transcriptional regulator, with translation MKLGDGVEQAIHSVTMLSCLQPGSTLSAAALAEFHGVSMSYLLKHLQAMSGAGLLEAVPGPKGGYRLACAPEKITLLDIVLAVEGPEPAFRCNEIRLRGPNPYACKPTAPCTINVAMLRAEQAYRAELRRVTIADIMADLKSIDRDGAIAARTEGFLALHERKSGASA, from the coding sequence ATGAAGCTCGGTGACGGTGTCGAACAGGCCATTCACAGCGTGACGATGTTGAGCTGTCTTCAGCCCGGCAGCACGCTCTCGGCTGCGGCGCTCGCCGAGTTCCACGGCGTTTCGATGAGCTATCTCCTGAAGCATCTGCAGGCGATGTCGGGGGCGGGACTGCTCGAGGCCGTGCCGGGTCCGAAGGGGGGCTACAGGCTCGCATGCGCGCCGGAGAAGATCACTCTGCTCGACATCGTGCTTGCGGTGGAGGGGCCGGAGCCCGCCTTCCGCTGCAACGAGATCCGCCTTCGCGGCCCCAATCCTTATGCCTGCAAGCCAACCGCTCCCTGCACGATCAACGTCGCGATGCTCAGGGCCGAGCAGGCCTATCGCGCCGAGCTCCGGCGCGTGACCATCGCCGACATCATGGCCGACCTGAAATCCATCGACCGCGACGGGGCGATCGCGGCCCGGACCGAAGGCTTTCTCGCCCTTCATGAACGCAAATCGGGCGCTAGTGCCTGA
- a CDS encoding carboxymuconolactone decarboxylase family protein, with translation MQPRLNFAKAAPDAYKAVAALDSYVKASGIEPRLIHLIKLRASQINGCAFCVDMHTKEARHSGLSEQWINLVCVWRESPHFDECERAVLGWTEALTNVAETRAPDDAYEALKVHFTEEEMTKITVAIGTINVWNRLCVGFRALPPIDAPAEAA, from the coding sequence ATGCAGCCACGCTTGAATTTTGCGAAAGCCGCGCCGGATGCCTACAAGGCCGTCGCCGCGCTCGACAGCTATGTCAAAGCCTCGGGCATCGAGCCTCGCCTGATCCACCTGATCAAGCTGCGCGCCTCGCAGATCAACGGCTGCGCCTTTTGCGTCGACATGCATACCAAGGAGGCTCGCCACAGCGGTCTTAGCGAGCAATGGATCAATCTCGTCTGCGTCTGGCGCGAGTCGCCGCATTTCGACGAGTGCGAGCGTGCCGTGCTCGGCTGGACCGAGGCGCTGACGAATGTCGCCGAAACACGCGCGCCTGATGACGCCTACGAGGCACTAAAGGTGCATTTCACGGAAGAGGAAATGACCAAGATCACCGTGGCGATCGGCACCATCAACGTGTGGAACCGGCTTTGCGTTGGCTTCCGCGCTTTGCCCCCGATCGACGCACCCGCCGAGGCGGCGTAG
- a CDS encoding DUF6460 domain-containing protein yields MSDGINKFLGDSPLRVLVKLIVVSILVGFVMTVFDWYPADILYAIRNFLVDIWRTGFAALGRVGDYLLLGAAIVIPAFIILRILSYRR; encoded by the coding sequence ATGTCGGACGGAATAAACAAATTCTTAGGTGATTCGCCGCTGCGCGTGCTGGTCAAGCTCATCGTCGTGTCGATCCTGGTCGGCTTCGTCATGACCGTCTTCGACTGGTATCCGGCCGATATTCTCTACGCCATCCGCAATTTCCTTGTCGATATCTGGCGTACGGGCTTTGCGGCGCTCGGCCGGGTGGGCGATTACCTGCTGCTCGGCGCCGCCATCGTCATTCCCGCCTTCATTATTCTTCGCATCCTGAGTTATCGACGGTAA
- a CDS encoding class I SAM-dependent methyltransferase, which produces MSLNQLSSGDLIADRRADYAKMLAEAGDAQGAAELMAQALELVPNWAAGWFRLADYEEKSGRKEAAAEALRNTLRLNPKDVFGAGLKLALLGAVDTPEQPPSPYVERLFDDYAERFDRALVEKLHYSVPEELAALIERAGGRHFRHVVDLGCGTGLFGERIRGRADVLEGFDLSANMLAKAENKAIYDRLGQADLSLAPERSGVFGTLAAGRADLVSAADVLMYLGNLESVFVIADHLLAPGGLFAFSVEDGGMIDSFVLRSSLRYAHSEAYVVSRCTASGLSIVAVERSTIRRDAGHPVAGILFIARKSA; this is translated from the coding sequence ATGTCCCTAAACCAACTCTCCTCCGGCGACCTGATCGCCGACCGCCGCGCCGACTACGCGAAGATGCTCGCCGAGGCCGGCGACGCCCAAGGCGCGGCTGAACTCATGGCTCAGGCCCTGGAGCTTGTACCGAATTGGGCTGCCGGCTGGTTCCGGCTCGCGGACTATGAGGAAAAATCGGGCCGAAAAGAGGCGGCGGCCGAAGCTCTGCGCAACACTCTTCGCCTCAACCCCAAGGACGTGTTCGGCGCCGGCCTCAAGCTCGCCCTGCTTGGTGCCGTCGACACACCGGAGCAGCCGCCAAGCCCCTATGTGGAACGGCTTTTCGATGACTATGCGGAGCGCTTTGATCGTGCGCTCGTCGAGAAGCTTCACTACAGCGTGCCCGAGGAGCTCGCCGCGCTCATCGAGCGGGCGGGCGGTCGCCATTTTCGACATGTCGTCGACCTCGGCTGCGGCACCGGGCTCTTCGGCGAGCGCATCCGCGGCCGCGCCGATGTCCTCGAGGGCTTCGATCTTTCCGCCAACATGCTCGCCAAGGCGGAGAACAAGGCGATCTATGACCGTCTCGGCCAGGCGGACCTGTCGCTGGCACCGGAGCGCTCGGGCGTTTTTGGCACGCTGGCCGCAGGGCGCGCCGACCTCGTCAGCGCGGCCGATGTGCTGATGTATCTCGGCAATCTCGAAAGCGTCTTTGTGATCGCCGACCATCTACTCGCGCCTGGCGGCCTCTTCGCATTTTCCGTCGAGGATGGGGGTATGATCGACAGTTTCGTCCTCCGATCATCCCTGCGCTACGCGCACTCGGAAGCTTATGTCGTCTCTCGCTGTACCGCGAGCGGCCTGTCGATTGTTGCGGTCGAGCGCTCCACCATCCGCAGGGATGCGGGTCACCCCGTCGCTGGTATCCTGTTCATCGCACGAAAGTCTGCGTGA
- a CDS encoding ligase-associated DNA damage response DEXH box helicase gives MFPVNRIDSPSPESDALTLPAPFLRWFAEKGWRPRAHQLELLGRAEAGESTLLIAPTGAGKTLAGFLPSLVDITGRGRIPPGSPFIGIHTLYISPLKALAVDIERNLTKPVSEMGLPVRIENRTGDTPQGKRQRQKLNPPDILLTTPEQLALLLADGEAERFFKDLRYVVLDELHSLVTSKRGHLLSLGLARLRRLAPRLQSIGLSATVAEPMELQRWLMAQGPDRENHAGLITVSGGAKPEISILRTENHVPWAGHSARYAIPDIYAAIKEHGTTLLFVNTRSQAEMLFQELWTINDDNLPIALHHGSLDVAQRRKVEAAMAENRLRAVVATSTLDLGIDWGDVDLVVHVGAPKGASRLAQRIGRANHRMDEPSRAILVPANRFEVMECQAALDANYIGAQDTPPVGKGALDVLAQHVLGMACARPFDAIELYEEVISASPYAQLSWETFERVVDLVATGGYALRTYERYARIRKTKDGLWRVSNPVVAQQYRLNVGTIVESPMLNVRMVKRNARGSLGRGGMSLGKVEEYFLEMLSPGDTFLFSGKVVRFEGIRENECLVSQAFSFDPKVPSYAGGKFPLSTYLAAQVRKMLADQTNRAALPEQVRDWLALQKDVSMLPREDELLVETFPRGSRHYMVIYAFEGRLAHQTLGMLITRRLDRAGLKPLGFVATDYSLAVWALDDMGAAFRARTPSLGQLFDEDMLGDDLEAWLNESFLLKRTFRNCAVIAGLIDQRHPGKEKTGRQITVSADLIYDVLRAHEPDHILLEATRNDAATGLLDIGRLGSMLKRIKGHITHRRLDHISPLAVPVMLEIGKEMVHGEAHDFLLTEAAADELINEAMGAGHGADG, from the coding sequence TTGTTCCCCGTGAACAGGATCGATTCCCCATCGCCGGAAAGCGACGCCCTGACGTTGCCGGCGCCCTTTCTCCGATGGTTCGCGGAAAAGGGCTGGCGGCCGCGTGCCCATCAGCTCGAGCTGCTCGGGCGCGCGGAGGCCGGCGAAAGCACACTGCTGATCGCGCCCACCGGTGCAGGCAAGACGCTCGCCGGCTTCCTGCCCTCGCTCGTGGACATCACCGGGCGCGGCCGAATCCCGCCCGGCTCGCCATTCATCGGCATCCACACGCTCTATATTTCGCCGCTCAAGGCGCTTGCCGTCGACATCGAGCGCAACCTGACGAAACCGGTCAGCGAGATGGGACTGCCGGTCCGGATCGAGAACCGCACGGGTGACACACCACAGGGTAAGCGGCAGCGACAGAAACTGAACCCGCCCGACATTCTGCTGACGACGCCGGAGCAGCTCGCGCTGCTTCTCGCCGATGGCGAAGCGGAGCGCTTCTTCAAGGACCTGCGCTACGTGGTGCTCGACGAGCTACATTCGCTGGTCACGTCGAAGCGCGGCCATCTGCTCTCGCTCGGCCTCGCGCGCCTGCGCCGGCTGGCTCCCCGTCTGCAATCGATTGGCCTTTCGGCGACGGTGGCCGAGCCCATGGAGCTCCAGCGCTGGCTCATGGCGCAGGGTCCGGACCGGGAGAACCATGCCGGGCTGATCACCGTTTCCGGCGGAGCGAAACCCGAGATTTCGATTCTGCGCACGGAGAACCACGTGCCCTGGGCCGGGCACTCGGCGCGTTATGCCATCCCCGACATCTATGCGGCCATCAAGGAACACGGCACGACGCTGCTCTTCGTAAACACTCGCAGCCAGGCGGAAATGCTGTTCCAGGAACTCTGGACGATCAATGACGACAACCTGCCGATCGCGCTGCACCACGGCTCCCTCGACGTGGCGCAGCGTCGCAAGGTCGAAGCGGCAATGGCGGAGAACCGGCTCCGCGCCGTCGTCGCCACCTCGACGCTCGACCTCGGTATCGACTGGGGCGACGTCGATCTGGTCGTCCATGTCGGCGCGCCGAAGGGGGCAAGCCGGCTCGCCCAGCGCATCGGCCGCGCGAACCACCGCATGGACGAGCCGAGCCGCGCCATCCTCGTTCCGGCCAACCGTTTCGAAGTGATGGAATGCCAGGCGGCACTCGACGCCAACTATATCGGAGCGCAGGATACGCCGCCGGTCGGCAAGGGCGCGCTCGACGTGCTGGCGCAGCATGTGCTCGGCATGGCCTGTGCCAGGCCCTTCGATGCAATCGAACTTTATGAGGAGGTCATTAGCGCGTCTCCTTATGCCCAGCTCTCCTGGGAGACGTTCGAGCGTGTCGTCGATCTCGTGGCCACCGGCGGCTACGCACTCAGAACCTATGAGCGTTACGCCCGCATCCGCAAGACGAAGGACGGCCTGTGGCGTGTGTCCAATCCCGTGGTCGCGCAGCAATACCGGCTCAATGTCGGAACGATCGTCGAATCGCCGATGCTGAACGTGCGGATGGTCAAGCGGAACGCGCGCGGCTCGCTCGGCCGCGGCGGCATGTCCCTCGGCAAGGTCGAAGAATATTTCCTTGAGATGCTGTCGCCGGGCGACACCTTCCTCTTTTCCGGCAAGGTGGTGCGCTTCGAGGGTATCCGGGAGAACGAATGCCTCGTTTCCCAAGCCTTCTCCTTCGATCCCAAAGTGCCTAGCTATGCCGGCGGCAAGTTCCCGCTCTCCACCTATCTTGCAGCGCAGGTGAGGAAAATGCTCGCCGATCAGACGAACCGCGCCGCGCTGCCGGAACAGGTGCGCGACTGGCTGGCGCTGCAGAAGGACGTGTCGATGCTGCCGCGAGAGGACGAACTTTTGGTCGAGACCTTCCCGCGCGGCAGCCGGCACTACATGGTGATCTACGCCTTCGAAGGCAGGCTCGCCCATCAGACGCTCGGCATGCTCATCACCCGTCGCCTCGACCGCGCCGGGCTGAAGCCGCTCGGCTTCGTCGCGACCGACTATTCGCTGGCTGTTTGGGCGCTCGACGACATGGGCGCGGCCTTCCGCGCGCGGACGCCGTCGCTCGGCCAGCTCTTCGACGAGGACATGCTGGGCGATGATCTGGAAGCGTGGCTGAACGAGTCCTTCCTCCTGAAGCGAACCTTCCGCAACTGCGCCGTCATCGCCGGGCTGATCGACCAGCGCCATCCGGGCAAGGAAAAGACCGGACGGCAGATCACCGTTTCCGCGGATCTCATTTACGACGTATTGCGGGCGCACGAGCCGGACCATATCCTCCTGGAGGCAACGCGCAATGACGCGGCCACAGGACTTCTGGACATCGGCCGCCTCGGCTCCATGCTCAAACGCATCAAGGGCCACATCACCCACCGCCGGCTTGACCACATCTCGCCGCTCGCCGTTCCGGTGATGCTGGAGATTGGAAAGGAAATGGTCCATGGGGAGGCTCACGACTTCCTGCTGACCGAGGCGGCAGCGGACGAACTGATCAACGAGGCGATGGGCGCCGGCCACGGTGCGGATGGATAG
- a CDS encoding DUF952 domain-containing protein: protein MKATIYKIVPTLLWQEARRTGQFIGAPVDLADGFIHFSTRDQVAETAARHFEGQDDLLLVAVDAEALGDKLVYEPSRGGALFPHLYAPLPLAAVQWEKPLPLGSDGLHIFPELAP from the coding sequence ATGAAGGCTACAATATACAAGATCGTTCCGACGCTTCTGTGGCAGGAAGCGCGGCGGACGGGGCAGTTTATCGGCGCGCCCGTTGACCTTGCAGACGGCTTCATTCACTTTTCGACCCGCGACCAGGTGGCCGAAACGGCCGCTCGGCACTTCGAAGGCCAGGACGACCTGCTGCTCGTAGCCGTCGACGCTGAGGCGCTGGGCGACAAGCTCGTCTACGAGCCATCGCGCGGCGGCGCATTGTTTCCGCATCTCTATGCTCCGCTCCCGCTCGCCGCGGTTCAGTGGGAAAAGCCCTTGCCTTTGGGTTCGGACGGTCTGCACATCTTCCCCGAGCTTGCCCCATGA